TTACGTTTATGAATATGTCTTCAGGACAAGGGATGGTTAAGCCACCCATCGGATGATCAAACCCAAACTCTTCCTCGGATTTACTGAGTAGCGCTTGAAAAGAAGGCTGGCTCAAGTATGAGATTGGCAccacatatctcttcttctggCTCTCTCCTACGTACACCGCAAGAAACCCTTTTGGTGCTGATGATGATGCTCTTTTGCTCGTGGAAGCTGCTGTTATGGAGCGTCCAAGAATCTTCTTTGCACCCAATAGACTTCTCACCAAAgccatttctattttttttttgttttctgaaaGTTTGAATTCTTTTGAAGAGATGTATGAAAAGATTAAAGCTATTGGATTGCTAGTTGTTGGTTGATGATAGAAAGAATGAATCAGGTGTATATATAGAAAGACCAGTGAATACAATGTGTTGAAAAGTCTTTGAAACTTGTGGTCTTTGAAGCGTGGGACAGAGTAGAACAGAGAGTATCACATGGTTCTGTCTTTAGCATCTTGAAAAGAAGCATCATTGCAATTTGCCCACTTGGATAGTACTCTCCCTAGTCCCTATGCAGTTCACAAGGGAATGTCTTCTCAATGTTTCTGAGATAAGACGTCTCCACTTGCACCGTTTCTGTGAATCTGTGATGATTTAGTGGTTTGCTCTCTGGCCTATCCTCTAAACTATATGGTCAAAATAACTTTAATAAGAACTTAAAGTGGGGACCTGTTGTCCTTCAACAACAGAACAGAAAACACATGTTTTTGTCACTGGTTATAAGTTAATTCGGTAATTTACACATGACAATTCTAAGTAAAACTATTTCGACCTGTTAGATTTGTTAGATACATTTGATCAAATGACAGAAGATACATTTGATCAAATGACTGATATTGTTACGTGAGTTGTAAGACTGGTAAATAGTAAGACATATAAATATTGAAAGCTGAGAATGAATTCACTCCCTTGGAGATGTATGACTGGTTCTAACTTTagcttttataattttgataagaaaaaaaatggagaagCTGTTGTTACAAGAAACTGCCGGTTTTGTAAACTTTCGTATTTGTTGGCACCAGTTTAACGGTAAAAGAGAGAAACTGAGCAAATCTTGAAATAGGGGAAAAAGGACTTTCTAGCAGATAATTTGGTTATGTTGAGCCACGGATCCATATGAAAATGCTCATTTAATTTGTTAATGGCAACCAAAGtacaaaatttatatagttCTTTACTTGCTGTTGTCATTTTTATTTCAATAATCAAATCCAAAGTGTATTAATTTAACACGAATCATGATTGTGCCTATAACTGAAAAATGGTATTTACTTTCAAAACTTTTAGAACAACTCTTTCAAGATGAAAGAGAAAAACGTTTCTCCTCTATTTACAAAGAACATGTCTATCTCTATCTCGAAGAACAATATGTTGGATAATCATCGTTGAAGCCGGGAAGTCACATTGATGAAGATATCTTCAGGACAGGGGATCGTTAAGCCACCCATTGGATGATCAAACCCAAACTCTTCTTCGGATTTGCTGAGAAGAGCTTGAAATGAAGGCTGGCTCAAGTATGAGACTGGCAccacatatctcttcttctgaCCCTCTCCTACGTACACAGCAAGAAACCCCTTTGGTGCCGCCGAGGTTGCACTTTTGCTTGTTGCTACTGAGAGGGAGCGGCCAAGAATCTTCTTTGCACCCAATAGATTTCTCACGAAAgccattttgtattttttttggagTGAAAGTTTGAATTCTTATGAAGCTTCTGGAGATGTATGAAAAGATGAAAGTTATTGGATATATTTCTTGTTTGTTGGTTGATGATGAAAAGAATAGGTAAtgtgatatgtatatatagaaagatCAATGAATGAGTTGAAGCATCTCTGAAAAGTCTTTAAAACTTGTGGTCTTGTTGTGGGTCATACTAGAATAGAGTTTCACATGGTTCTGTCTTTACCAACTGGAAAAGTTATAGCTAAATGCAATTTTTTTCTTGATGAGATTATTAATTGAGTGTGTGAcaataaactaaaaaacaaaactcTATATTCACATCACAAGGGACTGTTTTTTCTAGACATATGCTATTGTCTATGATAAAGACCAGCAAGTTTCTGTTCTTCATGTTCTGTGGTGATCATATTCTCTCATCTCCGTTTTCTAAATGgattaaaattaataagaaaGTAAAGTGGGGACCTGAAGTTTCTCAACAACAGAACAACCAGTCTCTGTCACAGGTTAAGTTGTACTTTGATTATATCCACTACTAGGATCACACATGACAATTTTCGTTTCCTGTCATCTGTCATATCTACAAGACAGAACCATGTGAAACtcttgtttgtgtgtgtcccaTGCTTCCAATGGTTCCAAGTTTGTTTTCAGTCTTTCATGAATCTATTTATACATCCAGAGAGAGAGCCAACTCTTCAAATCACCAAGTAGCAAAAGCAATACAAACCTTGAATCTGAGCATCTAAACTGTTCTAAGAAGCTTCAGATTTCAATTTTTCCAGACACAAGAAATGGCTTTGCTCAGAGGTCTCTTGGGTGCAAAGAAGATTATTAACTTTTCTGTAGCGGCTACAAGCAAAAGGACAGTTTCAGTGCCAAAGGGGTTTCTTGCGGTGTACGTTGGTGAAGACCAGGTGCAGAAGAAGAGATATTTGGTGCCTATCTCATATTTAAACCATCCTTCTTTTCAAGCTCTTCTTGGTAAATCGGAGGAAGAGTTTGGATTTGATCATCCAATGGGTGGCTTAACGATTCCTTGTCCTGAAGATACCTTCATCAATGCGACTTCCCAGCTTcagtgatgatgaagaagaaaaaaactgacATTAGTTTAGCCTGAGTTAGAGAGAAAATTAGTCAATGTATCTATGTTAACGTTTTTCATCACTCTTTGTGAAATAGAGTTATTCAAGAGGCTACAAAATGCAAATGTGTATGTCATAGTTCCGTGTAAAAACAATGGTTTCAATTATACAACACCAGCAAGTTTTCTGAGAATATTTTCATCTTTCTTGCATGCATAATTGTCTACGTATCCATATTGGTAGTATGAGAACGTTGTGAGACCCATATATGCTTTTGTTTACGATCCCAGTCAtctcacaacacaatcaaattACCCCAAAGACTGCGGAGGATACCTCATTAAGACAGGACAATCAGTGAATAATTACTTGAGAACGATGTAACTCGTCATACAGACTACAGTCAATAAATCATCCTTTCTTGATTAGTATCTGAGTAGAGTCATGTGGAACGCTGTTTGGAAAGACCACAAGTTTCAAGTCATTTCATTAATTCCTTTGTATCTACTGAAACAGAACAAGCTCTTCATATCATTAACACTCGAGCAATCCAGACACGTGATTAGTTATATTTAAGAACCCTCAAGCTTTCAATATTAATGggaaacaagttgaaacttgtGAAACGACGCTGCAGACCATAAATTTCAACTCATATCATTGATTCCTCTGTATATTTGAAACAGAACAAACTCGTAATATCATTAACACTCAAGCAATCCAAGATTTTAAGATGAACTTATATTTTCAGAAAAATGTAATTCGAATAGAGAGATCTTTTAATGCTTACACAACAAAAATGACGTTCGCATTAAGCCTTGTGACCTCTTTAACAACTCTTTTCTCACAATGAACGAAGAAAAGGTTAACCTATTTACATTGAATGATTCTATCTCTAACTCGAGCTACTAATGTTAGATCTCTCTTCTTCGGATCATCTTCGCTTTAGGCTAGAAGTCGCAATGATGAAAGTATCTTCATGTGAAGATCTACGAttctttgatcttcttctcCGACGTAACCTCGAACCAACACGTGATATGTTGACCCGGTGTTCACCGCACCACACCGTTAACTAGGTGTGGCCGCTATAGCTCACCGGAGCTGGGATCGAACCAGCAAATACTAACCGCTCACAAGCGAGCTCCGTTACACAGACTCTATCGCGATCTCTCTCACTTTAACCGCTGCGACTGATACAATCCTAATCAGCTCACACTTCTAACAAACTCAAAGCTCGTTAGCTCTTATACTACGAGCTAACTCACTCATCACACACATACGGTTTACTAAGAGAGAGACCGGTTCAATTGGACTTACAAGACTTAACCGGATCAACTATAATCCTATCTAACCAATCAACTTAAAACCTTCCGAGTCATGTAGAGTATCTCTATCTTGTCTACAACCTTCAAATCTCCACCTTAGACAAGATACCTTCATACATACCTGATGAAAATCTTTGATGAAGTCACCACATTCCTCTTTATCGAGACATTCTTCTTATACGTCCTTTACCAGACGATCCTTGTAACCTTTACCGGTCACAAGCACTCCTTCTTCTGAACTTAGTTCTTGGAGACTCGAAGCAGCCTCAGTGCTTCGCGGAACTTGAAAACTGGTAACACCTTCGTGAAGATATCTGCAGGATTGTACTCTGTCGCTATCTTCAAGACTTGTACTTCACCCGCAGCTATGAGATCACGAATGAAATGATACTTTGTCGCAACGTGCTTCGTCTTCTCGTGATATACAGCATTCTTTGACAATGCTATGGCACTCTGCAAATCACAGAAGACCTCTACAGAATCTTGCGGGAAGCCAAGTTCTTCTGCAAAACGCTTCAGCCACACACCTTCTTTCACGGCATCAGACAGAGCAATGTACTCTGCTTCCGTAGTTGATAGAGCCACTACCTTCTGAAGTGATGACCTCCAGCTTATGGGATTGCCACCTGCTGTAAAGACCATCCCAGACGTTGACCTTCGTTGATCTAGATCGCCATTATAATCTGAGTCTGTGTAACCTTTGATAACGAACTCTCCTTTCTTCTTGTAACTCAGTCTAGTATCAACTGTTCCTTTGATATATCGAAGAACCCATTTGACTGCTTGCCAGTGATCCTTCAATGGCTTCGACATGAATCTACTGATTAGACCAACTGCGTATGCAAGGTCCAACCTCGTTCCCACCATAGCGTACATAACACTACCCACTGCGCTTTGATATGGAATCTTGCTCATGTACTCAGCCTGATCCTTTAGTTCCTTCTCTGTTCCAGACTTAAGCTTGAAATGAGCTCCAATAGGTGTCGTGACTTGTTTTGCCTGATCCATATCAAAATTTGACAGTACCTTCCATAAGTAACTTTCTTGAGAGACCCACAACTCATCTGTCTCTCTGTTTCTGTGTATCTCCATCCCTAGTATTTTCTTCGCATCTCCTAGGTCCTTCATCTCAAATTCAGAACTCAAAACTTTCTTCAGTCGATCCACTTGAACCTTATCAGATGAAGCAATCAAAATGTCGTCCACGTAGAGAAGCATATACACATAAACTCCCAAACTGTTCTTCTCGAAGTATACACACTGATCAtattcacttcttgtataacctTGAGCCCtgacaaaatcatcaaatctccTATTCCACTGCCGAGGTGACTGTTTCAAGCCGTATAAAGACCTCTTCAAGAGACACACTTTCTGAGGATTCTTCTTGTCTACAAAGCCCTCCGGTTGATCCATGTATATTGTTTCATCAAGTAACCCGTGGGGGAAAGCCGTCTTGACATCCATCTGCTGAAGTTCCATGTTGAAATGTACCACTGCAGACAAGATGTATCTTATTGACACATGCTTGACAACTGGCGCGAAGATCTCTTGAAAATCCACGCCTTCTCGCTGCGAGTAACCTTTCGCAACTAGACGTCCTTTGTGCCTTGGTGGCTCAACTCCTATAATGCCTGGTTTCCTCTTAAACACCCATTTACAACCAATAGTTTTCTGACCTTCAGGTTTGTCAACTAGGACCCATGTTCCGTTCTTCTTCAATGAGGACATCTCATCACCTGCGGCTTCCTTCCAAAGATCACTATCAGGATCCTCCATTGCTTCTCTCCAAGAAGATGGTTCTGTCATCCCATCCTCAGGCAGATCACATATATAACACGCATAAATGTCCTCACCATCAGCTGCGTCACACTCATAATCTTCAAGTCTCTTAGGAGGCCGTGCTTGTCTCCTAGTTCTGTCCTTTGCTAGCTGATACTCCTCGAGATTTTCTCCACCTTCTTCTGTGTCTTCTCCAGGTTCAACTGGTGTCTCGATGGCTCCACCTTCAGGTTCTTTCACTGCTTCTTCTGTTGAGTCTTCCAGTTCCAAGCTTACCAAGTTTGGAGCTTCACTCCTCGAGTTATTTTGAGATGTAGACTCACGTTTGTCTACTTTGTATACTATCTCCTCCCTGAAGACTACATCTCTTGATATAATAACTTTCATCTCTTCAGGAATCCATACCTTGAAACCTTTAACTCCTTCGGGGTAACCTGTAAAATAGCCCCTCTTTGCTCTTGGATTTAACTTGCCATCACTAGTGTGAACAAATACTAGACAGCCAAATCTTCTCAAACCGTTGAAACTTGGAGTAACTGTAGTCCATCTTTCTTCTGGTATCTCAAAATTAATGGCGGATGATGGTGACCGATTAATGAGATAAACAGCTGTTGCAGCAGCCTCTGCCCAAAACTTCACTTCAAAACCACTCTCACTGAGCATGCTACGAACTTTGTTCATGATCGTTCTGTTGAGCCTCTCTGCCACTCCGTTCTGTTGAGGTGTGTATGTGCATGTTCTGTGTCTCACTATACCTTCCTCTTTACAGAACGTGTTAAACTGAATGTTACAGAATTCGAGACCATTATCGGTCCTCAACTTCTTGATCTTCCTTTCGCTCTGTGTTTCCACCATTTTCTTCCAAGCAACAAAACACGCAAAAACTTCATCTTTGCGTCTAAGGAAATAGATCCATACCTTCCTCGTGTAGTCATCAGTAAAGGTGAGGAAGTAGTGTGACTCGCTTAGACTTGGTGGAGCATTTGGTGAGCCCCAAAGATCTGAATGAATGTAatcaagtttttcttttgtaGTATGAAGTGCAGAACTGAAACTCACTTTATGAGTCTTTCCAATAACGCAGTCTTCGCAGAAGCTCATCTCTGTCTTCTTTAGATCTCCAAAACAACCCTTCTTGATCAACACTTCTATACCCCTTTGCCCAAGATGACCCATGCGACTGTGCCACAGTTGAATATCTGAGACCTGACCGTCCTTCTGTTCTGAAGCATTACCAGAATCTCCAATGCTGAAACCTGTTTCCCTGGCGTTAGCTTGTAGGATGTACAGAGACTGCCTCCTAGCTCCTTTCATAAACACTGTGCACCCTTTGATTACTTTGAGGATCCCGTTAGCAGCCTTGAACTCACAACCTTTCTCTTCAAGACTTCCCATGGAGATTAGATTCCTCGCAATACCAGGCATATATCTAACATCGTGTAATACAAATGTAGTCTTGTCAGGGTACTCAAACCTGATTGAGCCTATGCCTTTCACTTCTGTGATTGTATTATTAGCCATGCGAACTTTTCCCCCAGATGCAGGCTTCATCTCTATGAACAGATCATCTCTTGGTGTCATATGAAATGTGCAACCAGTATCAAGAATCCACTCTTCTTTGTCTGACTCAGCTGAATTTGCTTCAGAAACCAACAGCCCAACAAGATCCTTTGCGTCATCCTTGGCCAGTGAAGACTCTCCTCTGTCTGAGCCTTGTCGCTGATTCTTGTTCTTGTCAAGCCATTTGTAACATTGCTTCTTGAAATGCCCTTCTTTACCACAGATCCAGCAAACACGCTTGTCATCTCTTGACTTGGATCTTGACCTGTTCTTTCCTTTACTCACATATGAGTTTGAACTTCTAGCCTCTGCTCTGCCTCGAACAAAATTTCCTTCACCTGCTGTCCTTGAACTGGGAGAATCTTTATACTTCATCTCTTTAGACTTAGCTGCACTTGCTATCTCATCCACCTTAATAGCTTCTCTACTGTACTTGAGAGTCTCTTTCAGTGAGTCATACCTGTTGGGCAAAGCATTGAGTAGCAAAATAGCCTGTACCTCTTCTGGAATCTCGATGTTGAGATTGTTGAGATCTGCTATGAGTTTCAAGAAATCGTCAACGTTCTGATCGATTGTTCTTGTCTCTTGCATCCTAAAGGAATAAACCTTAAGCTGAGCATGAACTCTGTTAGGCAGGGTCTTGGCCATGTAGAGTTTATCCAAGAGCTCCCACGTCTCTGCCGCGGTAGTGCACTTATCTAGTTTCCGCAAGACGTGATCTCCTACGCTCATAAAGATCAGATTCATTGCCTTCTCGTCGCGTTCCTTCCTTGCGATCTCATCTTGAATCTTCTTATCCTTAGAGTCTTCGTCGTCTTCAACATCCTTATCTTCTTTCACTTTCAGCGAATCTTCTTTGACTTGTGGAGTGAGAACATCCTTTAAGCCTTGCACGCTGAGATTTGCGAGCATCCTTTTCTTCCAGATTCCAAAGTCTCCGGTACCGTCGAACATCGACATCTTGACTTTGATCTTGTGAGTCGTCATCTTGAAATCGATTGATTGCAGATCTTGATTGAGACTCCTCCTTCGCCGTATCTCGGAAcctaagctctgataccaatttgtGAAGATCTACGAttctttgatcttcttctcCGACGTAACCTCGAACCAACACGTGATATGTTGACCCGGTGTTCACCGCACCACACCGTTAACTAGGTGTGGCCGCTATAGCTCACCGGAGCTGGGATCGAACCAGCAAATACTAACCGCTCACAAGCGAGCTCCGTTACACAGACTCTATCGCGATCTCTCTCACTTTAACCGCTGCGACTGATACAATCCTAATCAGCTCACACTTCTAACAAACTCAAAGCTCGTTAGCTCTTATACTACGATCTAACTCACTCATCACACACATACGGTTTACTAAGAGAGAGACCGGTTCAATTGGACTTACAAGACTTAACCGGATCAACTATAATCCTATCTAACCAATCAACTTAAAACCTTCCGAGTCATGTAGAGTATCTCTATCTTGTCTACAACCTTCACTTCAGGACAAGGGATCGTTAAGCCACCCATAGGATGATCAAACCCAAACTCTTCTTCAGATTTACTGAGAAGTGCTTGAAAGGAAGGCTGGTTCAAATATGAGACAGGAACCATATATCTCTTCTTATGGACCCGGTCCTCGCCAACATACACCGCAAGAAAACCTTTTGGTGTTGTAACTGTTACAGAGCGGCTCATGATCTTTTTTGCACCCAAGAGACCTCTTACCAAAGCCATTTATAGTCTTCGAAAATCTAAATTGAAGATGGGTTGAGGATACTAAGTTAAATGCTGAGAGTCAAGATTTGGATTGCTTTACTACTTGGTGTTGTGAAGAATTGGTTGTGTCTCAGGATGTATAAATAGATCAATGAAGGAGTTAAAACCACTCTGCATCCAATGAAACTACAATAGTGGGACATGCCAGAACAGAGTTTCACATGGTTTTGTTTTACAGATGTGACAAGCAATGAAGGCTAATCAACATTATATGCATTTCACAAATCACAAGAGGTTGTTTCCTCAATgtctttataataataaaaaaacaaaaaaagagaaaaaatgaaaCATTGCAATCTTTTCTTATCTATGATAAAATATTAGCAGATTGAGTTTTCTTAATGATGTGGTGGGACGTTTGTTGCCTACCAAGAGAACAAGAGTGACACATTCATTTTCAAAGGACATGATCTCATGGGGTGAAACTTAAATTTGATCGACTTTAAACGGTGACTAACCTGTCAAGCTATCACATCTATGTGGGATCTCTCTGCAAATAACCTCATCGAACCACCACCATCAGATTGATCATCAGATGGGGCCTTATGAGATCAAAATGTTGGGAAAGACTAGACAAAACATGTGTCAGTACATATTAGGTGAGATCTCTGAGCCAGAAAATAACAACTTAACCAGAGACAGAGACATGTTGCTCTGTTGGTGAGAAACTTCAGGTCCCCACTTTAAGTTCTAACTACTTCAATTTATTTAGACCACATAGATGAGGAAATATGATCACCACAGAACATGAAGAACTTGAAAGCATGTCATTAtctgaagaaaaacaaaacaattgagAAAAACAGTCCTTGTGATTTGCATATGGATCTTGTCTTTAGTTTAATTGTCCCACACTCAATTAATAGTCTCATCAGGTTATATTGCGTGAACTATACTTTTCAATATGGTAAAGACAGAACCATGTGAAACTCTGTTCTAGTCTGTCCCACACTTGAAGACCACAAGCTTTAATGATTTTTGAGAGAAGCTTCAACTCATTCGTTGATCTTTCTATATATACACATCACATAACCCATTCTTACAATCATCAACCAACAAACAAGCAATCCAATAAATTGTATCTTGTCATACACCTCTTCAAAAGAATTCAAACTCTCAGTCAAAATCATAGAAATGGCTTTCGTGAGAAGTCTATTGGGTGCAAAGAAGATTCTTGGCCGCTCCGCAGCAAGTAAAAGTGCAACCTCGGCGGCACCAAAAGGGTTTCTTGCTGTGTACGTAGGAGAGAGtcagaagaagagatatgtggTGCCAGTCTCATACTTGAGCCAGCCTTCGTTTCAAGCTCTTCTCAGTAAATCAGAAGAAGAGTTTGGGTTCGATCATCCAATGGGTGGCTTAACGATCCCTTGTCCTGAATATGCATTCATCGATGTGACATCTCGGCTCCAATAATTATTATCCAACATATTGTTCTTCGAGTTAGAGATATACTTGTTCCTTGTAAATGGagattttttatttctctttcttcttgaaAGAGTTGTTTTAAAAGTTCGAAAGTAAATACCATTTTTTCAGTTATAGACACATTCATGATTCATGTTAAACTAATACATTATGGATCGATTAGTGGAAAGTAAATGACAACACCAATGAAGTACTATTTCAATTTATACTTTAGTTGCTCTTGGATAGCAAATGAAGagattgttaatttattaagcATCCTATTTAACAGGAAAGTTCAATCTGCTAGAAAATAGTAGTACAAGAATCATGgagaaattaatattttcgGAAATCTCTTAGCTCTCACATCTTACGTATGTAGCCCACAATCTGCTAGaaagtctttcttcttcttctgtttcttgtGTATTTCTCTGTTTCTCTTTTATACCGTTAAATTGGCGCAAACAAAGATTTGACAAAACCGGCACTTTATCACAGCTTCTCCAATAGTCTTCTCATTAAA
Above is a window of Brassica napus cultivar Da-Ae chromosome A10, Da-Ae, whole genome shotgun sequence DNA encoding:
- the LOC106426148 gene encoding auxin-responsive protein SAUR21, giving the protein MAFVRSLLGAKKILGRSAASKSATSAAPKGFLAVYVGESQKKRYVVPVSYLSQPSFQALLSKSEEEFGFDHPMGGLTIPCPEYAFIDVTSRLQ
- the LOC125579248 gene encoding auxin-responsive protein SAUR21-like, with protein sequence MAFVRNLLGAKKILGRSLSVATSKSATSAAPKGFLAVYVGEGQKKRYVVPVSYLSQPSFQALLSKSEEEFGFDHPMGGLTIPCPEDIFINVTSRLQR
- the LOC125579247 gene encoding auxin-responsive protein SAUR21-like, coding for MALVRSLLGAKKILGRSITAASTSKRASSSAPKGFLAVYVGESQKKRYVVPISYLSQPSFQALLSKSEEEFGFDHPMGGLTIPCPEDIFINVTSRLQ
- the LOC125579249 gene encoding auxin-responsive protein SAUR21-like codes for the protein MALLRGLLGAKKIINFSVAATSKRTVSVPKGFLAVYVGEDQVQKKRYLVPISYLNHPSFQALLGKSEEEFGFDHPMGGLTIPCPEDTFINATSQLQ